One genomic window of Syngnathoides biaculeatus isolate LvHL_M chromosome 13, ASM1980259v1, whole genome shotgun sequence includes the following:
- the riok1 gene encoding serine/threonine-protein kinase RIO1 — protein MALVVDCVPGQFEDVEEDESCSQSQTRNVTQDSLRPVADEDEEYCEEDDDDDDEWAWSASGGDLTKRYNRNACGQANKQNLSNRTLVTTDRSLRRFEHKLNLDKLNLADCVVNKVTTMEKQKDANTYRVKDKSDRATVEQVLDPRTRMILFKMLSRGIISEINGCISTGKEANVYHASTANGESRAVKIYKTSILHFKDRDKYVSGEFRFRHGYCKGNPRKMVRTWAEKEMRNLIRLQTAGIPSPEPLLLRSHVLLMGFIGKDDMPAPLLKNAVLSESKARELYLQVVHNMREMYHRARLVHADLSEFNMLYHHGDVYIIDVSQSVEHDHPHALTFLRKDCSNVNEFFVKRGVAVMTVRELFDFITDLSITCHNLDQYLERMMAIAAERTAAQRSDRDRVDEEVFKQVYIPRTLTEVSHYERDFDTVGKKEEEWAVGGHDDNVLYQTLTGLKKDLSGVQMVPALLEDGGGSSSPEEDEEEEDEAGQTQPGDDNAAVDKKEKKKLVKEAQREKRKTKVPKHVKKRKEKVAKTKKGR, from the exons ATGGCGCTGGTGGTCGACTGCGTACCTGGACAGTTTGAAGACGTCGAGGAGGACGAAAG CTGCAGCCAATCACAAACGCGCAACGTGACGCAAGACAGCCTGCGCCCGGTTGCTGATGAAGATGAGGAATACTGCGAAGAggatgacgatgatgacgatgagTGGGCGTGGTCTGCCTCAGGAGGAGACCTGACCAAACGCTACAACAGGAATGCTTGCGGCCAG GCCAACAAACAGAATTTGAGCAATCGCACACTTGTGACCACGGACAGGTCGCTGAggagatttgaacacaaactcaACTTGG ATAAACTGAATTTAGCCGACTGCGTGGTCAACAAAGTGACGACAATGGAGAAGCAGAAGGATGCCAACAC GTACCGAGTAAAGGACAAATCGGATCGTGCCACCGTGGAACAG GTTTTAGATCCTCGAACCCGAATGATTCTCTTCAAGATGTTGAGTCGCGGAATCATATCTGAAATTAACGGCTGCATCAGCACCGGGAAAGAG GCCAACGTTTACCACGCGAGTACGGCCAACGGAGAGAGCCGAGCCGTCAAAATCTACAAGACTTCCATCCTGCACTTCAAGGACCGAGACAAATACGTCAGTGGCGAGTTCAG GTTCCGTCACGGGTACTGCAAAGGGAACCCCAGGAAGATGGTGAGGACTTGGGCAGAGAAGGAGATGAGGAACCTCATCAG GTTGCAGACCGCCGGGATCCCGAGTCCGGAACCGCTGCTGCTGCGGAGCCACGTGTTGCTGATGGGCTTCATCGGGAAAGACGACAT GCCCGCGCCGCTGCTGAAGAATGCGGTTTTGTCTGAGTCCAAGGCCCGGGAGCTGTACCTGCAGGTGGTCCACAACATGAGGGAGATGTACCACCGAGCCAGACTGGTTCACGCCGACCTCAGCGAGTTCAACATGCT ATATCACCACGGCGACGTCTACATCATCGACGTGTCACAGTCGGTGGAACACGACCATCCGCACGCGCTCACCTTCCTCAGGAAAGATTGCAGCAACGTCAACG AGTTTTTCGTCAAGCGTGGCGTGGCGGTGATGACCGTCCGAGAGCTTTTTGACTTCATCACCGACCTGTCCATCACCTGTCACAACCTGGATCAGTACCTGGAGAGG ATGATGGCCATCGCGGCCGAGCGGACCGCGGCTCAGCGCTCGGATCGGGACCGTGTGGACGAGGAG GTGTTCAAGCAGGTGTACATCCCGCGAACGCTGACCGAGGTCAGCCACTACGAGCGAGACTTCGACACGGTCggcaaaaaggaggaggagtggGCCGTCGGCGGTCACGACGACAAT GTGCTGTACCAGACGTTGACAGGCCTGAAGAAGGATCTTTCCGGCGTTCAGATG GTTCCGGCCCTGCTGGAGGACGGCGGCGGTTCGTCTTCGCcggaggaagatgaggaggaagaggacgaggCGGGTCAGACGCAGCCCGGTGACGACAACGCCGCCGTGGACAAAAAG gagaagaagaagctagTCAAAGAAGCTCAGAGAgaaaagaggaagaccaaagttccgaaacatgtaaagaagaggaaggaaaaagTGGCCAAGACCAAGAAGGGAAGATGA
- the rpp40 gene encoding ribonuclease P protein subunit p40 isoform X2 has translation MSSRTFLHCETSSMLQPNDRLRANLEQQPFNYKATVLLPDCGCLPSQLDTPLKSFQSFYLVRKLPLYELLDKQGTDLLAYVPNISTTRMHALGGVCGLSYKTRIEEDNCAFLKPDGHLCLSLDKDSYERLGIEGKACKPKSTRYVVVVDLSDSGMAPGGCGYRRLLSGLTSRLPLKMDFLLAAHSGGGDALELLLSRYERSQHTPEVSSRLLTDLTRPAPLTSDLRSYDPFGFLEWLGAVQADISCADITDGFLSSLECPRASGVSSPSSFLLSVRGLLLPENVMTLVRQLRHILEGPRPPPWAAVTVYAFADNLYVHERNFYTLLLFPDHAYSLHLARPAS, from the exons ATGAGCAGTAGAACGTTTCTTCATTGCGAAACGTCTTCCATGTTGCAGCCCAACGACAGGCTGCGTGCGAACTTGGAACAGCAGCCCTTCAACTACAAG GCGACTGTGCTGCTCCCCGATTGCGGCTGCCTTCCCTCTCAACTTGACACGCCATTGAAGAGTTTCCAAAGTTTCTACCTCGTCCGGAAGCTTCCACTCTACGAACTACTGGACAAACAAGGTACAGACTTGTTAGCATACGTGCCAAACATATCAACAACACGCATGCATGCTTTAGGAGGCGTGTGCGGCCTGTCCTACAAGACTCGCATTGAGGAAGACAACTGCGCCTTCCTCAAGCCAGACG GACACCTGTGCCTGTCCCTGGACAAAGACTCATACGAGCGCTTGGGCATCGAAGGCAAAGCGTGTAAACCAAAGTCCACCAGATATG TGGTCGTCGTGGATTTGTCAGACAGCGGCATGGCTCCGGGCGGGTGCGGCTACCGGCGTCTCCTCAGCGGCCTGACGTCACGTCTTCCGCTAAAGATGGACTTTCTGTTGGCGGCTCATTCAG GTGGCGGAGACGCACTGGAGTTGCTGCTCTCACGATACGAGCGGTCGCAACACACGCCAGAGGTCAGCAGTCGCCTTCTGACCGACCTGACCCGCCCCGCCCCGCTGACTTCGGACCTGCGTTCGTACGACCCCTTCGGCTTTCTAGAGTGGCTCGGGGCCGTCCAAGCCGACATCAGCTG CGCTGACATCACCGACGGCTTCCTGTCATCGCTGGAGTGTCCTCGAGCGTCCGGCGTGTCTTCTCCGAGCTCCTTTCTGCTCTCGGTGCGCGGTCTGCTGCTTCCCGAAAATGTCATGACGCTCGTCCGGCAGCTCAG GCACATCCTGGAGGGTCCCCGCCCCCCGCCCTGGGCAGCCGTGACCGTTTACGCCTTCGCGGACAATCTGTACGTGCACGAGCGAAACTTCTACACGCTGCTGCTTTTCCCTGACCACGCCTACTCTCTGCACCTGGCCAGGCCCGCCTCCTGA
- the c13h7orf25 gene encoding UPF0415 protein C7orf25 homolog isoform X1: protein MSLQDMLQDRIGVAKALCQRAEQIDPAVEGRGKLCGKLRAELCFLRRVEGGRLPFKECHLHSTNLTHLTAVLESAESLEGVVAVLHVISYRDAVGHRQTLVVDVVANDGRTWVKAVGRKAEALHNIWQGRGQYGAKSLVRQAEDFVLASRQRPVQYVHPHVVFAFYNGVSSPMAQRLEEMGVAVRGDIVAVNAVPAGDDGEEDEDDEERAKPSRVDRDTVLASLAFPAQVRAEECGRVNLDITTLIAYVSSLSHGRCHLAFREPVLTEQAAQERRQQVLPLLDAFMAGKELYACHAAVHDFQLILDTLGGPGEKERARQLLARLRLVDDRPSERATALAPSAKVNRRSLLIFGTGDSLRAITMTANSRFVRAAANQGVRFSVFVHQPRALTEGKEWRATPIQS from the coding sequence ATGTCTCTGCAGGACATGCTCCAGGACCGCATAGGCGTGGCCAAGGCCTTGTGTCAACGCGCTGAACAAATCGATCCGGCCGTGGAAGGACGCGGAAAACTGTGCGGCAAACTCCGGGCCGAGCTCTGCTTCCTGCGCCGCGTGGAAGGCGGCCGGCTGCCCTTCAAAGAGTGCCACCTGCATAGCACCAACCTGACCCACCTGACCGCTGTGCTGGAGTCGGCCGAGAGTCTGGAGGGAGTGGTCGCCGTGCTGCACGTGATCTCCTACCGGGACGCGGTCGGACACAGGCAGACGCTGGTGGTGGACGTGGTGGCCAACGACGGGCGCACGTGGGTCAAGGCGGTGGGCAGGAAAGCCGAGGCCCTGCACAACATCTGGCAGGGTCGCGGCCAGTACGGCGCCAAGAGTCTCGTACGGCAGGCCGAGGACTTTGTGCTCGCCAGTCGCCAGCGGCCCGTCCAGTACGTCCACCCGCATGTGGTCTTCGCCTTCTACAACGGCGTGTCGAGCCCCATGGCGCAGCGCTTGGAGGAAATGGGCGTTGCCGTCCGCGGGGACATCGTGGCCGTCAACGCCGTGCCGGCGGGGGACGACGGCGAGGAAGACGAGGATGACGAGGAGCGGGCCAAGCCGAGCCGCGTGGATCGTGACACTGTGCTGGCCAGCCTGGCGTTCCCGGCGCAGGTACGTGCCGAAGAGTGTGGCCGCGTCAACCTTGACATCACCACGCTTATCGCGTATGTGTCGTCACTGAGCCACGGTCGCTGCCATCTGGCCTTCCGCGAGCCCGTCCTGACTGAGCAGGCGGCGCAGGAGCGGCGCCAGCAGGTGCTGCCGCTCCTGGATGCTTTCATGGCGGGCAAGGAGTTGTACGCCTGCCACGCTGCAGTCCACGACTTTCAGCTCATCCTGGACACGCTAGGTGGGCCCGGCGAGAAGGAGCGTGCCCGCCAGCTACTGGCCCGCCTGCGCCTGGTGGACGACCGGCCGTCGGAGCGAGCCACGGCGCTCGCGCCCAGCGCCAAAGTCAACCGCCGCTCGCTCTTGATCTTCGGCACCGGGGACTCGCTGCGGGCCATTACCATGACGGCCAACAGCCGCTTCGTCAGAGCGGCGGCCAATCAGGGCGTCCGTTTCAGTGTCTTTGTGCACCAGCCAAGAGCGCTCACCGAGGGGAAAGAGTGGAGGGCCACGCCCATCCAAAGTTAA
- the c13h7orf25 gene encoding UPF0415 protein C7orf25 homolog isoform X2: protein MLQDRIGVAKALCQRAEQIDPAVEGRGKLCGKLRAELCFLRRVEGGRLPFKECHLHSTNLTHLTAVLESAESLEGVVAVLHVISYRDAVGHRQTLVVDVVANDGRTWVKAVGRKAEALHNIWQGRGQYGAKSLVRQAEDFVLASRQRPVQYVHPHVVFAFYNGVSSPMAQRLEEMGVAVRGDIVAVNAVPAGDDGEEDEDDEERAKPSRVDRDTVLASLAFPAQVRAEECGRVNLDITTLIAYVSSLSHGRCHLAFREPVLTEQAAQERRQQVLPLLDAFMAGKELYACHAAVHDFQLILDTLGGPGEKERARQLLARLRLVDDRPSERATALAPSAKVNRRSLLIFGTGDSLRAITMTANSRFVRAAANQGVRFSVFVHQPRALTEGKEWRATPIQS, encoded by the coding sequence ATGCTCCAGGACCGCATAGGCGTGGCCAAGGCCTTGTGTCAACGCGCTGAACAAATCGATCCGGCCGTGGAAGGACGCGGAAAACTGTGCGGCAAACTCCGGGCCGAGCTCTGCTTCCTGCGCCGCGTGGAAGGCGGCCGGCTGCCCTTCAAAGAGTGCCACCTGCATAGCACCAACCTGACCCACCTGACCGCTGTGCTGGAGTCGGCCGAGAGTCTGGAGGGAGTGGTCGCCGTGCTGCACGTGATCTCCTACCGGGACGCGGTCGGACACAGGCAGACGCTGGTGGTGGACGTGGTGGCCAACGACGGGCGCACGTGGGTCAAGGCGGTGGGCAGGAAAGCCGAGGCCCTGCACAACATCTGGCAGGGTCGCGGCCAGTACGGCGCCAAGAGTCTCGTACGGCAGGCCGAGGACTTTGTGCTCGCCAGTCGCCAGCGGCCCGTCCAGTACGTCCACCCGCATGTGGTCTTCGCCTTCTACAACGGCGTGTCGAGCCCCATGGCGCAGCGCTTGGAGGAAATGGGCGTTGCCGTCCGCGGGGACATCGTGGCCGTCAACGCCGTGCCGGCGGGGGACGACGGCGAGGAAGACGAGGATGACGAGGAGCGGGCCAAGCCGAGCCGCGTGGATCGTGACACTGTGCTGGCCAGCCTGGCGTTCCCGGCGCAGGTACGTGCCGAAGAGTGTGGCCGCGTCAACCTTGACATCACCACGCTTATCGCGTATGTGTCGTCACTGAGCCACGGTCGCTGCCATCTGGCCTTCCGCGAGCCCGTCCTGACTGAGCAGGCGGCGCAGGAGCGGCGCCAGCAGGTGCTGCCGCTCCTGGATGCTTTCATGGCGGGCAAGGAGTTGTACGCCTGCCACGCTGCAGTCCACGACTTTCAGCTCATCCTGGACACGCTAGGTGGGCCCGGCGAGAAGGAGCGTGCCCGCCAGCTACTGGCCCGCCTGCGCCTGGTGGACGACCGGCCGTCGGAGCGAGCCACGGCGCTCGCGCCCAGCGCCAAAGTCAACCGCCGCTCGCTCTTGATCTTCGGCACCGGGGACTCGCTGCGGGCCATTACCATGACGGCCAACAGCCGCTTCGTCAGAGCGGCGGCCAATCAGGGCGTCCGTTTCAGTGTCTTTGTGCACCAGCCAAGAGCGCTCACCGAGGGGAAAGAGTGGAGGGCCACGCCCATCCAAAGTTAA
- the rpp40 gene encoding ribonuclease P protein subunit p40 isoform X1, which translates to MATVLLPDCGCLPSQLDTPLKSFQSFYLVRKLPLYELLDKQGGVCGLSYKTRIEEDNCAFLKPDGHLCLSLDKDSYERLGIEGKACKPKSTRYVVVVDLSDSGMAPGGCGYRRLLSGLTSRLPLKMDFLLAAHSGGGDALELLLSRYERSQHTPEVSSRLLTDLTRPAPLTSDLRSYDPFGFLEWLGAVQADISCADITDGFLSSLECPRASGVSSPSSFLLSVRGLLLPENVMTLVRQLRHILEGPRPPPWAAVTVYAFADNLYVHERNFYTLLLFPDHAYSLHLARPAS; encoded by the exons ATG GCGACTGTGCTGCTCCCCGATTGCGGCTGCCTTCCCTCTCAACTTGACACGCCATTGAAGAGTTTCCAAAGTTTCTACCTCGTCCGGAAGCTTCCACTCTACGAACTACTGGACAAACAAG GAGGCGTGTGCGGCCTGTCCTACAAGACTCGCATTGAGGAAGACAACTGCGCCTTCCTCAAGCCAGACG GACACCTGTGCCTGTCCCTGGACAAAGACTCATACGAGCGCTTGGGCATCGAAGGCAAAGCGTGTAAACCAAAGTCCACCAGATATG TGGTCGTCGTGGATTTGTCAGACAGCGGCATGGCTCCGGGCGGGTGCGGCTACCGGCGTCTCCTCAGCGGCCTGACGTCACGTCTTCCGCTAAAGATGGACTTTCTGTTGGCGGCTCATTCAG GTGGCGGAGACGCACTGGAGTTGCTGCTCTCACGATACGAGCGGTCGCAACACACGCCAGAGGTCAGCAGTCGCCTTCTGACCGACCTGACCCGCCCCGCCCCGCTGACTTCGGACCTGCGTTCGTACGACCCCTTCGGCTTTCTAGAGTGGCTCGGGGCCGTCCAAGCCGACATCAGCTG CGCTGACATCACCGACGGCTTCCTGTCATCGCTGGAGTGTCCTCGAGCGTCCGGCGTGTCTTCTCCGAGCTCCTTTCTGCTCTCGGTGCGCGGTCTGCTGCTTCCCGAAAATGTCATGACGCTCGTCCGGCAGCTCAG GCACATCCTGGAGGGTCCCCGCCCCCCGCCCTGGGCAGCCGTGACCGTTTACGCCTTCGCGGACAATCTGTACGTGCACGAGCGAAACTTCTACACGCTGCTGCTTTTCCCTGACCACGCCTACTCTCTGCACCTGGCCAGGCCCGCCTCCTGA
- the impa1 gene encoding inositol monophosphatase 1, translated as MTDVWQSAMDHAVAVARKAGQMVRDAVGSLQKEAVMLKSSSVDLVTQTDQKVEELIIQSVKEKFPSHCFIGEESVAAGEVCVLTDAPTWIIDPIDGTTNFVHTFPFVAVSIGFSVNKQVEFGVVYSCFHDQMYTARRGRGAFCNGEPLQVSQQRDIQQAIIATEFGCNRDPETVDKIFSSLKRVVTIPVHGVRGAGSAAINMCMVASGCVEAYYEIGIHVWDVAAGSLVVAEAGGVLMDVEGGPMDLMSRRVLAANNRSVAERLVKEIDVFSVRRDDAAS; from the exons ATGACCGACGTGTGGCAGAGCGCAATGGACCATGCCGTCGCTGTGGCGCGAAAAGCTGGAcag ATGGTGCGCGATGCGGTGGGGAGCCTGCAGAAGGAGGCGGTGATGCTGAAGAGTTCGTCCGTCGACTTGGTCACGCAAACGGACCAGAAGGTCGAGGAACTCATCATCCAATCTGTCaaggagaaattcccaagccaTTG CTTCATTGGGGAGGAGTCCGTGGCTGCGGGAGAAGTTTGCGTCCTGACCGACGCGCCCACGTGGATCATCGACCCCATCGACGGGACCACCAACTTCGTTCACAC CTTCCCTTTCGTCGCCGTTTCCATCGGATTTTCCGTCAACAAGCAG GTGGAGTTTGGCGTGGTGTACAGTTGCTTCCACGATCAGATGTACACGGCCCGCCGGGGGAGGGGCGCCTTCTGCAACGGGGAGCCGCTGCAGGTTTCCCAGCAGCGAG ACATCCAGCAGGCCATCATCGCCACGGAGTTCGGGTGCAACAGAGACCCTGAAACGGTGGACAAGATCTTCTCCAGCCTCAAAAGGGTCGTCACCATTCCTGTCCACGG GGTTCGCGGCGCAGGAAGCGCGGCCATCAACATGTGCATGGTGGCGTCCGGCTGCGTGGAGGCGTACTACGAGATCGGCATCCACGTGTGGGACGTCGCCGCCGGGTCGCTCGTCGTCGCCGAGGCCGGCGGCGTCTTGATGGACGTGGAGG gaGGCCCAATGGACCTGATGTCCCGCCGCGTTTTGGCTGCCAACAATCGGAGCGTCGCCGAGCGTCTCGTCAAAGAAATCGACGTCTTCAGCGTACGCCGAGATGACGCAGCGTCGTGA
- the cdyl gene encoding chromodomain Y-like protein, with the protein MATEDFYEVERIVDKRKNRKGRTEYLVRWRGYGCEGDTWEPESHLTTCMVYVHDFNRQYAQQRRDATLLRSTRSYPFGPPAGLGQLRPAAGPDPLSASRPAPAHLAAAAGLKGTACPTTAPPMSVPPVGPARRSLDLAKSGIKILVPRSPMNTLLQSPSEAASSEAAHGTDAGARDAHGVPPEVALEQPTDVQPGPGQLRARMGIRSRSHNTPPATLAAVRSLSGAGASGTTEDVGAGGRPAVNVATCAPAKRRPEEHGAFDKRLRFSVRQTESAYRYRDIVVKKQDGFTHILLSSKSSENNALNPEVMKEIQSAMATAASDDSKLVLLGAVGSVFCRGLDFLYFVKRLTDDRKKESIKMAETIRTFVNTFIQFRKPIVAAVNGPALGLGAAILPLCDVVWANEKAWFQTPYAEYGQTPDACSSFTFPRIMGPPSANELLLSGRKLTAQEACSKGLVSQVLWPGTFAQEVMLRVKELVAVDSLVLRESKALMRNSSRSSLEQTNERECEALKRIWGSSQGTDAILQHLQRSRELY; encoded by the exons ATGGCTACCGAGGACTTTTACGAG GTGGAACGGATCGTGGACAAGCGGAAGAACCGCAAGGGCCGGACGGAGTACCTGGTTCGATGGCGGGGGTACGGCTGCGAAGGTGACACGTGGGAGCCCGAGAGTCACCTGACCACGTGCATGGTGTACGTGCACGACTTCAACCGGCAATATGCCCAACAGCGCCGAGACGCCACCCTGCTGCGCTCCACTCGCAGCTACCCGTTTGGCCCGCCCGCTGGCCTCGGACAGCTTCGACCCGCCGCCGGCCCGGATCCCTTATCGGCCTCTCGACCCGCCCCGGCTCAcctggccgccgccgccggactCAAGGGGACGGCGTGTCCGACGACGGCGCCTCCGATGTCCGTGCCGCCGGTCGGCCCCGCGCGTCGCAGTCTGGACCTGGCCAAAAGTGGGATTAAGATCCTGGTGCCTCGAAGCCCCATGAACACCCTCCTGCAGTCGCCCAGCGAGGCGGCGTCAAGCGAGGCGGCCCACGGCACGGATGCCGGCGCCCGCGACGCTCACGGCGTGCCCCCCGAAGTCGCCCTGGAGCAACCGACCGACGTCCAGCCTGGCCCGGGGCAGCTGCGCGCCCGCATGGGGATCAGGTCGCGCAGCCACAACACTCCACCGGCAACGCTCGCGGCCGTCCGATCGCTCAGTGGCGCAG GCGCTTCGGGCACGACTGAGGATGTCGGCGCCGGCGGGAGGCCGGCAGTTAACGTGGCGACGTGCGCCCCGGCAAAACGGCGTCCGGAGGAACACGGCGCATTTGACAAACGCTTGCGCTTCAGCGTGCGTCAGACAGAGAGCGCCTACCGCTACCGTGACATTGTGGTCAAGAAACAAGATGGCTTCACGCACATCCTGCTGTCCAGCAAGAGCTCGGAAAACAATGCGCTCAACCCTGAG GTGATGAAAGAGATCCAGAGCGCCATGGCGACGGCGGCCTCCGACGACAGCAAGTTGGTGTTGCTGGGAGCCGTCGGGAGCGTCTTCTGCCGCGGCCTCGACTTCCTCTACTTCGTCAAACGCCTCACGGACGACAGGAAAAAGGAGAGCATCAAGATGGCCGAAACCATCAG GACCTTCGTCAACACGTTCATCCAGTTCCGCAAACCTATCGTGGCCGCCGTCAACGGGCCGGCGCTGGGCTTGGGCGCCGCCATCTTGCCGCTGTGTGACGTGGTGTGGGCCAACGAGAAGGCCTGGTTCCAGACTCCCTACGCCGAGTACGGACAGACGCCCGACGCCTGCTCCTCCTTCACCTTCCCGCGCATCATGGGCCCCCCCTCG gCCAACGAGCTGCTCCTGAGCGGCAGGAAGTTGACGGCGCAGGAGGCGTGTTCAAAGGGGTTGGTCTCGCAGGTTCTGTGGCCGGGAACCTTTGCGCAGGAAGTCATGCTGCGCGTCAAGGAACTGGTCGCCGTCGACTCGCTC GTCCTGCGCGAGTCCAAAGCCTTGATGAGGAACTCCAGTCGAAGTTCTTTGGAGCAAACAAACGAGCGCGAGTGTGAAGCCTTGAAGAGAATTTGGGGCTCGTCGCAAGGAACTGACGCAATCCTCCAGCACCTGCAGAGAAGCAGAGAGCTCTACTAG